The Bryobacteraceae bacterium genome includes a window with the following:
- a CDS encoding calcium/proton exchanger, with amino-acid sequence MKLKPSLDWLLVFVPITAALEWFLPEAHGWIFASACLAILPLAGWLGHATEHLAAHTGEGVGGLLNATFGNAAELIIAIAALQRGLHDVVKASLTGSIIGNILLVAGLAMLAGGLRHPTQSFQALAARAQATLLILSAIALVVPAVFHHVASASREVENDLSLEISLVLLAVYAAHLVFSLITHRSFFRGLPSSTEAEAPETHQPWSRGRSLLVLAGATGLIAWMSEVLVGSVEQAAHAWGMSQVFVGVIVVAVIGNAAEHSSAIVMAWKNRMDLSLAIAVGSSIQVALFVAPLLVLLSYGIGPAPMNLVFTPAEVLAVVVTAVIAAQIASDGESNWMEGAMLLAVYLILAMAFYFL; translated from the coding sequence ATGAAGCTCAAACCCTCTCTTGACTGGCTTCTCGTTTTTGTGCCGATCACGGCGGCGCTCGAATGGTTCCTGCCGGAAGCGCATGGCTGGATCTTCGCCTCCGCCTGCCTGGCCATCCTGCCGCTGGCGGGCTGGCTGGGGCATGCCACCGAGCATCTGGCGGCGCATACAGGCGAAGGCGTCGGCGGCCTGCTGAATGCCACATTCGGAAACGCGGCAGAGCTCATCATCGCCATCGCCGCGCTGCAGCGCGGTCTGCACGACGTGGTGAAGGCTTCGCTCACCGGATCGATCATCGGCAACATTCTGCTCGTGGCAGGTCTTGCCATGCTTGCTGGCGGGCTTCGCCATCCAACGCAGTCCTTCCAGGCGCTGGCGGCGCGCGCGCAGGCAACGCTGCTGATCCTCTCCGCGATCGCCCTCGTCGTGCCCGCCGTCTTTCACCACGTGGCGAGCGCTTCGCGCGAGGTGGAAAACGACCTCAGCCTCGAAATCTCGCTCGTTCTGCTTGCCGTGTACGCGGCCCATCTCGTGTTTTCGCTCATCACGCACCGGAGTTTTTTCCGCGGGCTCCCGTCCAGCACGGAAGCGGAAGCTCCGGAGACGCACCAGCCCTGGAGCCGCGGCCGCAGCCTCCTGGTGCTGGCAGGCGCTACGGGCCTGATCGCCTGGATGAGCGAAGTCCTTGTCGGCAGCGTCGAGCAGGCCGCTCATGCCTGGGGCATGTCGCAGGTGTTCGTCGGCGTCATTGTGGTGGCTGTCATCGGCAACGCAGCCGAACACAGCTCCGCCATCGTCATGGCCTGGAAAAACCGCATGGACCTGAGCCTTGCCATCGCCGTGGGTTCCAGCATTCAGGTGGCGCTGTTTGTCGCGCCGCTGCTCGTGCTGCTGAGTTACGGCATCGGGCCTGCGCCCATGAACCTCGTCTTCACGCCCGCTGAAGTGCTGGCCGTGGTGGTCACTGCCGTGATCGCCGCGCAGATCGCTTCCGACGGCGAATCGAACTGGATGGAAGGCGCCATGCTGCTGGCCGTCTATCTGATCCTCGCCATGGCGTTCTACTTCCTCTGA
- a CDS encoding MFS transporter — translation MNGSSGRERAPRNAALRFVILLGIVSLFADMTYEGARSISGPFLAVLGASGAVVGLVSGFGEFAGYALRLVAGWVTDRTRRYWTLTITGYAINLLAVPALALAGRWEAAAALLMMERMGKALRNPPRDAMLSFATRNVGAGWAFGLHEALDQTGAILGPLIVAAILHWKGGYRESFAVLLIPAVMGLAVLLAAKRIYPRPQDLEPRFTPLQTAGQARAYWALLAGAALCAAGFADFPLIAFHVEKSRLLGEVWIPVLYSVAMGVDAIAALALGRAFDRFGVRVIAVTPLFAGAAAPLAFLGDTGGLWAGTVLWGVAMGAQESVLRAAVSRLSATEKRGTAYGVFHAVFGTAWFLGSALLGWLYDSSLIAVAALAAILEAVSFLVLVRTKEAA, via the coding sequence ATGAACGGGTCGTCTGGCCGGGAGCGGGCGCCGCGGAATGCGGCCCTGCGCTTTGTCATTCTGCTGGGCATCGTCAGCCTGTTCGCTGACATGACCTATGAGGGGGCGCGCAGCATCTCGGGGCCATTTCTCGCAGTGCTCGGCGCCAGCGGCGCTGTCGTTGGGCTGGTGTCCGGTTTCGGCGAATTCGCCGGGTACGCACTGCGGCTCGTTGCGGGCTGGGTCACCGACCGGACACGCCGCTACTGGACGCTGACGATCACCGGTTACGCCATCAACCTGCTGGCCGTGCCGGCGCTGGCGCTGGCAGGCCGCTGGGAGGCAGCGGCGGCGCTCCTGATGATGGAGCGGATGGGCAAGGCTCTGCGCAACCCGCCGCGCGACGCGATGCTGTCTTTCGCAACGCGCAATGTGGGCGCGGGCTGGGCATTCGGGCTGCACGAAGCGCTGGATCAGACGGGAGCGATTCTTGGGCCGCTGATCGTCGCGGCGATTCTGCACTGGAAAGGCGGCTACAGGGAGAGTTTCGCCGTTCTGCTGATCCCGGCGGTGATGGGTCTCGCCGTTCTGCTGGCAGCGAAGCGAATCTACCCGAGGCCCCAGGATCTGGAACCGCGCTTCACGCCGTTGCAGACGGCGGGACAGGCGCGGGCATATTGGGCCTTGCTGGCAGGGGCGGCTCTGTGCGCGGCGGGGTTCGCCGATTTTCCGCTGATCGCTTTCCATGTGGAGAAGTCACGGCTGCTGGGCGAGGTCTGGATCCCGGTCCTGTATTCCGTGGCGATGGGAGTGGATGCCATCGCGGCGCTGGCTCTGGGACGGGCGTTCGACCGGTTCGGTGTGCGTGTGATCGCGGTGACGCCGCTGTTCGCGGGCGCGGCCGCGCCGCTGGCGTTTCTGGGAGACACGGGCGGGTTGTGGGCCGGGACCGTCTTGTGGGGCGTGGCGATGGGAGCCCAGGAGTCCGTGCTGCGGGCGGCGGTGTCCAGGCTCTCTGCAACAGAGAAACGGGGCACGGCGTACGGCGTGTTCCATGCCGTCTTCGGGACGGCGTGGTTTCTGGGCAGCGCATTGCTGGGATGGCTGTATGATTCCTCCCTCATCGCCGTCGCCGCATTGGCTGCGATTCTGGAGGCCGTTTCGTTCCTCGTTCTGGTCAGAACGAAAGAAGCTGCATAG
- the yoaA gene encoding ATP-dependent helicase has protein sequence MREPAPGGSIHWKLAVAAPLTVRQFFSRRGPLAQAHPNYEFRPGQLEMALAVEAALAEKRHQIVEAGTGTGKTLAYLVPAILSGRRVVVSTGTKNLQEQLFFKDIPFLNQIFGGTIRACYMKGRANYACRQKIYDAEREPVLSGLEEVSDFAIIREWEKTTETGDRSSIPNLADGSTAWAKLDARADLCTGQKCPSFERCFITLMHQRAQESDIIIVNHHLFFADLAVKGGEYGAILPDYSAVIFDEAHELEEVAGQYFGFSISSNQVEDLRRDVLSLARRKSLLSRDLDQMLRALADQAERFFSLFPQQEGRSGFANRKEFLKRHAEPYRRLLSALELLETHLSLMKDAPEEVAPLVRRFRQQREALQAFIEGGDPDFVYWVERRGRNLTLQTTPVNVADLLREKVFNEIPTVVLTSATLAVGGTFDYVRARLGLDGARELIVPSHYDYASQALLYVPAHLPDVRSEAFLSAAAEEVREVLAHSRGRAFVLFTSYQQMRQIHDRVAPRLDYPVFLQGTAPQRVLLEQFRSTPHSVLFATSSFWQGVDVQGEQLSCVIIDRLPFAVPSDPVVDARVKAIQAAGGNAFYDYQVPQAAIALKQGFGRLIRSSSDRGVLVLLDNRILRAAYGRIFLQSLPPYRLTTRIEDVERFFVQPASADSSQSR, from the coding sequence ATGAGAGAACCCGCGCCCGGCGGCAGCATACACTGGAAGTTGGCGGTGGCTGCTCCGCTCACAGTCAGGCAGTTCTTTTCACGCCGCGGGCCTCTCGCGCAGGCGCATCCGAACTACGAGTTTCGGCCCGGACAGCTGGAAATGGCCCTCGCTGTCGAAGCCGCCCTCGCCGAAAAGCGCCATCAGATTGTCGAGGCTGGCACTGGCACCGGAAAGACGCTTGCCTACCTCGTGCCTGCCATCCTTTCCGGCAGGCGGGTCGTCGTTTCCACTGGCACCAAGAATCTTCAGGAGCAGCTCTTCTTCAAGGACATCCCCTTCCTGAATCAGATCTTCGGGGGAACCATCCGGGCGTGCTACATGAAAGGGCGGGCCAACTACGCCTGCCGCCAGAAAATTTACGACGCCGAGCGCGAGCCCGTCCTCAGCGGACTCGAAGAGGTCAGCGACTTCGCCATCATCCGCGAATGGGAAAAGACCACGGAGACCGGCGACCGGTCTTCCATTCCAAACCTCGCCGACGGCTCCACGGCGTGGGCGAAGCTCGACGCGCGCGCCGACCTCTGCACCGGACAGAAATGCCCCTCGTTCGAGCGCTGCTTCATCACGCTGATGCACCAGCGGGCCCAGGAGTCCGACATCATCATCGTCAATCACCACCTGTTCTTCGCAGATCTCGCGGTGAAGGGAGGCGAATACGGCGCTATTTTGCCGGACTATTCCGCCGTCATTTTCGACGAGGCCCATGAACTTGAAGAGGTGGCAGGCCAGTACTTCGGTTTCAGCATTTCCTCCAATCAGGTGGAGGATCTCCGTCGGGATGTTCTGTCATTGGCCCGGCGCAAAAGCCTGCTGTCCCGCGATCTCGACCAGATGCTCCGCGCCCTCGCCGATCAGGCCGAGCGGTTCTTTTCGCTCTTTCCCCAACAGGAGGGCCGCTCCGGGTTCGCGAACCGGAAAGAGTTCCTCAAACGCCACGCCGAACCTTACCGGCGGCTGCTGTCCGCCCTTGAATTGCTCGAAACCCATCTGTCGCTGATGAAAGACGCCCCCGAGGAAGTCGCGCCGCTCGTGCGGCGCTTCAGGCAGCAGCGGGAGGCGCTGCAGGCCTTCATCGAAGGCGGCGATCCCGATTTTGTCTACTGGGTCGAGCGCCGGGGGCGGAACCTCACTCTGCAGACCACGCCGGTCAACGTTGCCGATCTGCTCCGGGAGAAAGTGTTTAATGAAATCCCTACGGTCGTGCTGACCAGCGCCACTCTTGCTGTCGGCGGGACCTTCGACTATGTCAGGGCCCGCCTCGGTCTCGATGGCGCCCGCGAGCTGATCGTGCCCAGCCACTACGACTACGCCAGCCAAGCCCTCCTCTATGTGCCCGCTCATCTGCCGGACGTCCGCAGCGAAGCGTTCCTGTCCGCCGCTGCGGAGGAGGTCCGCGAGGTCCTTGCGCACAGCCGCGGCCGCGCCTTCGTCCTCTTCACCAGCTACCAGCAGATGCGCCAGATCCACGACCGCGTCGCCCCGCGCCTCGACTATCCCGTCTTCCTGCAGGGCACGGCGCCCCAGCGGGTGCTGCTGGAGCAGTTCCGATCCACGCCTCACTCCGTCCTGTTCGCCACATCATCCTTCTGGCAGGGTGTCGACGTTCAGGGCGAACAGCTCTCCTGCGTGATCATCGACCGCCTGCCATTCGCCGTGCCCAGCGACCCTGTCGTCGACGCGCGCGTGAAAGCGATTCAGGCGGCTGGCGGCAATGCGTTTTACGATTACCAGGTGCCTCAGGCCGCCATCGCCCTCAAGCAGGGATTCGGCCGGCTCATCCGCTCCTCCTCCGACCGCGGCGTGCTGGTGCTGCTCGACAACCGGATCCTCCGCGCTGCATACGGGCGCATTTTCCTCCAGTCTCTTCCTCCCTACCGCCTGACCACGAGAATCGAGGATGTCGAACGGTTCTTCGTCCAGCCGGCCAGCGCGGACTCTTCCCAAAGCAGGTAA
- a CDS encoding histidine kinase, with the protein MAIRAHSPAVRLDALPPFRPVVSRLLSELSGEPSGFRRIRLLVSEDPALAAHVLKLANSALFGCRRKVSDLLTALTLIGLDRLRALVLTYGVRHLFRPLARHAECGTIWRHSLATALLAADLSLEGGGDMMESYTAGLLHDLGRLVLLASAPEQYPALMNQAATPEQSCVLEQELFGMTHAEAGARAMRRYELPDRLAEAALQHHHGDPLALSRTDPETALIASSCRLASLSGFPVISRKDRPAADASAEGDSAECDDDLCLYVRERVAEIELELGMRF; encoded by the coding sequence ATGGCCATCCGAGCCCATTCACCTGCTGTTCGCCTGGATGCTCTGCCGCCCTTCCGGCCGGTGGTGAGCAGGCTGCTGTCAGAGCTGTCTGGCGAGCCGTCAGGTTTCCGGAGGATCCGGCTGCTGGTCAGCGAAGATCCGGCCCTGGCGGCGCATGTGCTGAAACTGGCGAACTCGGCGTTGTTCGGCTGCCGGCGTAAAGTGAGCGATCTCCTTACGGCCCTGACTTTGATCGGACTGGACCGGTTGCGGGCACTGGTGTTGACGTACGGGGTGAGGCATCTGTTCCGGCCGCTGGCGCGTCATGCCGAGTGCGGAACCATCTGGCGGCACAGCCTGGCCACGGCGTTGCTTGCAGCGGATCTGTCGCTGGAAGGCGGCGGTGACATGATGGAGAGCTACACCGCCGGTCTGCTTCATGATCTCGGCCGGCTGGTTCTGCTGGCTTCCGCGCCAGAGCAGTATCCAGCCCTGATGAACCAGGCGGCGACTCCCGAGCAGAGCTGCGTTCTGGAGCAGGAGCTGTTCGGCATGACCCATGCAGAGGCGGGCGCCCGGGCGATGCGGCGCTACGAACTTCCCGACAGGCTGGCGGAAGCGGCTCTCCAGCACCATCACGGGGATCCGCTGGCGCTTTCCCGCACAGACCCGGAAACGGCTCTGATCGCATCCAGCTGCCGGCTGGCTTCCTTGAGCGGCTTCCCGGTGATTTCCCGCAAGGATCGTCCGGCGGCGGACGCGTCGGCGGAGGGTGACAGCGCCGAATGCGATGACGACCTGTGCCTCTACGTGCGCGAGCGCGTGGCGGAAATAGAACTGGAACTGGGCATGCGGTTCTGA